One segment of Streptomyces bathyalis DNA contains the following:
- a CDS encoding glycerophosphoryl diester phosphodiesterase membrane domain-containing protein, with protein MNDSPGWTSPGSPSPDRSPEGEKPAQVPGSTPDPAPGNDPPRNWSAQQPPAQAGPGWGAPPPGRPGRDNWGGYWNQPPVAKPGIIPLRPLGVGEILDGAVSTMRAHWRTVLGISLAVAVVVQLVATVVNGLWLTDAADLSALSRDPQPSTDEFMDAISGSLRLTGVRALVETLGTVFATAMLTIVISRAVLGRSVSAGEAWRDSRPQLLRLLGLLILLPLLVALAMFVGAAPGAVLLAAGFRALGISLLLVGLLAGVVAAVWFWVRFSLAAPALMLEKQGVITAMRRSAKLVRGSWWRVFGVQILATILVVIVASVLQMPATLIGMLASGQGLSAFAEGTPPTGWSYLISVGIGAVIASTITFPIRAGVTALLYLDQRIRREALDLELARAAGVPGYGDPKSDRPTPGS; from the coding sequence GTGAACGACTCTCCGGGCTGGACCTCGCCCGGATCTCCTTCCCCCGATCGTTCGCCCGAGGGCGAGAAGCCCGCTCAGGTGCCCGGGAGCACGCCGGACCCCGCGCCCGGGAACGATCCGCCCAGGAACTGGTCCGCGCAGCAACCGCCTGCCCAGGCGGGCCCGGGCTGGGGGGCTCCTCCGCCCGGTCGTCCCGGCCGCGACAACTGGGGCGGCTACTGGAATCAGCCGCCCGTGGCGAAGCCCGGAATCATCCCTCTGCGTCCACTGGGCGTCGGGGAGATACTGGACGGCGCAGTCAGCACGATGCGGGCGCACTGGCGCACCGTCCTCGGTATCTCCCTGGCCGTCGCCGTGGTCGTCCAGCTCGTGGCCACCGTCGTCAACGGTCTGTGGCTGACGGACGCGGCCGACCTCAGCGCACTGTCCAGGGACCCGCAGCCGAGCACCGACGAGTTCATGGACGCCATCAGCGGATCGCTGCGGCTGACCGGGGTACGCGCACTCGTCGAGACCCTCGGCACGGTGTTCGCCACCGCCATGCTGACGATCGTGATCAGCCGGGCGGTGCTGGGCCGTTCCGTCTCCGCCGGTGAGGCGTGGCGGGACTCGCGCCCCCAACTGCTGCGCCTGCTCGGCCTGTTGATCCTCCTGCCTCTTCTCGTCGCCCTGGCCATGTTCGTCGGCGCCGCTCCGGGAGCCGTGCTTCTGGCGGCGGGCTTCCGTGCTCTGGGCATCTCCTTGCTGCTCGTGGGCCTGCTGGCAGGCGTCGTCGCAGCGGTGTGGTTCTGGGTCCGGTTCAGCCTCGCCGCCCCGGCGCTGATGCTGGAGAAGCAAGGGGTCATCACGGCGATGCGCCGCTCCGCGAAGCTCGTACGCGGCAGCTGGTGGCGAGTCTTCGGCGTACAGATCCTCGCGACGATCCTGGTCGTCATTGTCGCCTCGGTGCTCCAGATGCCGGCGACGCTCATCGGGATGCTCGCCAGCGGCCAGGGACTCTCCGCCTTCGCCGAAGGAACACCGCCCACGGGCTGGTCCTACCTCATCTCCGTCGGCATCGGTGCGGTCATCGCGTCCACCATCACCTTCCCGATCCGGGCAGGCGTCACGGCCCTGCTCTACCTCGACCAGCGCATCCGACGCGAGGCGCTCGACCTCGAACTCGCCCGCGCCGCAGGCGTACCGGGCTACGGCGACCCGAAGTCCGACCGCCCGACGCCCGGGAGCTGA
- the mtnA gene encoding S-methyl-5-thioribose-1-phosphate isomerase: MADHGVPVVRWADTPEGPVLALLDQTRLPAEETELICEDAQALVAAIRALSVRGAPLLGVAGGYGVALGAVRGHDVADVADRLASARPTAVNLAAGVRRVEGAHRAALDDGAGAEQAAAAALAEARALHEEDAEASERMAQLGHELLGDLVRRTPMRLLTHCNTGMLVSGGRGTAFAVVSQVHAAGELQKLWVDETRPLLQGARLTAYEATREGMPFSVLADGAAGSLFSAGEVDAVLIGADRIAADGSVANKVGSYPLSVLARHHGVPFVVVAPVTTVDLATKRGADIVVEQRPSEEVTHVSSPYAPYHPEARGERGGGIPVAPMGADAYNPAFDVTPPELVTAIVTERGVISPVTSETVAGLCSPSRTTTSRWGNGMMKA, encoded by the coding sequence ATGGCAGATCATGGTGTCCCGGTGGTGCGCTGGGCGGATACCCCCGAGGGGCCGGTACTTGCGCTTCTCGACCAGACGAGATTGCCCGCCGAGGAAACCGAGCTCATATGCGAGGACGCACAAGCCCTGGTGGCGGCGATCCGGGCGCTGTCCGTGAGGGGCGCGCCGCTGCTCGGTGTGGCCGGTGGCTACGGCGTCGCTCTCGGCGCCGTACGCGGCCATGACGTGGCCGACGTGGCCGACCGGTTGGCGTCCGCGCGGCCGACGGCGGTGAATCTCGCAGCCGGTGTCCGCAGGGTGGAGGGCGCCCACCGGGCGGCGCTCGACGACGGAGCGGGTGCCGAGCAGGCGGCCGCCGCCGCCCTCGCCGAGGCCAGAGCACTCCACGAGGAGGATGCCGAGGCCAGCGAACGGATGGCGCAGCTCGGGCACGAGTTGCTCGGTGACCTGGTCCGCAGGACGCCGATGCGGCTGCTCACGCACTGCAACACCGGGATGCTGGTCTCGGGTGGCCGGGGCACGGCCTTCGCGGTCGTCTCGCAGGTGCACGCAGCCGGCGAGCTGCAGAAGCTGTGGGTCGACGAGACACGGCCGCTGCTGCAGGGCGCACGGCTGACCGCGTACGAGGCCACGAGGGAGGGGATGCCGTTCAGCGTCCTCGCGGACGGTGCGGCGGGGTCGCTGTTCTCGGCCGGCGAAGTGGACGCGGTGCTGATCGGCGCGGACCGGATCGCGGCGGACGGCTCCGTGGCCAACAAGGTGGGCAGCTATCCGCTCTCGGTGCTGGCACGGCACCATGGCGTGCCCTTCGTGGTCGTGGCGCCGGTGACCACCGTCGACCTCGCGACGAAGCGGGGCGCGGACATCGTGGTCGAGCAGCGGCCTTCGGAGGAGGTGACGCATGTCTCTTCGCCGTACGCGCCGTACCATCCGGAGGCACGGGGGGAACGCGGCGGTGGCATTCCCGTGGCCCCGATGGGGGCAGATGCCTACAACCCGGCCTTCGATGTGACCCCGCCGGAGCTGGTGACGGCCATCGTCACCGAGCGGGGTGTGATCTCGCCTGTCACCAGCGAAACTGTCGCGGGGCTGTGTTCCCCGTCACGAACGACAACGTCACGATGGGGTAATGGGATGATGAAGGCATGA
- the mtrA gene encoding two-component system response regulator MtrA, producing the protein MKGRVLVVDDDTALAEMLGIVLRGEGFEPSFVSDGDKALAAFRETKPDLVLLDLMLPGRDGIEVCRLIRAESGVPVVMLTAKTDTVDVVVGLESGADDYIVKPFKPKELVARIRARLRRSDDPAPEQLAIGDLVIDVAGHSVKRDGVSIALTPLEFDLLVALARKPWQVFTREVLLEQVWGYRHAADTRLVNVHVQRLRSKVERDPERPEIVVTVRGVGYKAGPG; encoded by the coding sequence ATGAAGGGACGCGTCCTCGTCGTCGACGACGACACCGCACTGGCAGAGATGCTCGGAATCGTGCTGCGCGGCGAAGGCTTTGAACCGTCGTTCGTGTCGGACGGTGACAAGGCGCTCGCCGCGTTCCGCGAGACGAAACCGGACCTGGTTCTGCTCGATCTGATGCTCCCGGGCAGGGACGGCATCGAGGTCTGCCGCCTGATCCGGGCCGAATCCGGGGTGCCGGTGGTCATGCTGACCGCCAAGACCGACACGGTGGACGTGGTGGTGGGCCTGGAGTCCGGGGCCGACGACTACATCGTCAAGCCGTTCAAGCCGAAGGAGCTGGTGGCGAGGATCCGTGCGAGGCTGCGGCGGTCCGACGACCCGGCACCCGAGCAGCTGGCGATCGGCGACCTGGTGATCGACGTCGCCGGCCACTCCGTGAAGCGGGACGGAGTCTCCATAGCGCTCACGCCGCTCGAGTTCGATCTTCTGGTGGCGCTGGCCCGCAAACCCTGGCAGGTCTTCACGCGTGAGGTGCTCCTGGAGCAGGTGTGGGGTTACCGGCACGCAGCCGACACGCGCCTGGTCAACGTTCATGTGCAGCGGCTGCGTTCCAAGGTCGAGCGTGATCCGGAACGGCCCGAGATCGTCGTGACGGTGCGCGGAGTGGGTTACAAGGCCGGGCCCGGCTGA
- the mtrB gene encoding MtrAB system histidine kinase MtrB produces MSTFRRLWRSGALFSEGLLLEGTTGPRAHPAVRFFIRWVRRPLLPVLRLWRRNIQLRVVAATLLMSLGVVLLLGIVVIGQVRNGLLDAKEKTAQSQAAGGFAAAQEMADSAGSGRSGEGQGRPGSGGRSTQNTGTWLNNLVEQLASGGQGVYSVVALGSQNDESPFLGNGRSTTRGPRASGDIRPEESIPADLRRALDKQPGTHQRYAKVYRQDGSSTAGLIVGKRLNDAGGAPYQMYYVFPFTLEEESLNLVKGTLATAGVFVVVLLGAIAWLVVRQVVTPVRMAAGISERLAAGRLQERMKVTGEDDIARLGESFNKMAQNLQVKIQQLEELSRMQRRFVSDVSHELRTPLTTVRMAADVIHEARDEFDPATSRSAELLLGQLDRFESLLGDLLEISRFDAGAANLEADPIDLRDIVRRVVDGCEPLADRKGSRVLVRGDEKPVIAEADGRRIERVLRNLVDNAIEHGEGHDVVVRLASGGGAVAVAVRDYGVGLSSGEAERVFNRFWRADPARARTTGGSGLGLSIALEDARLHGGWLQVWGAPGGGSQFRLTLPSAAGETLRSSPIPLQPADARRRRAADGQRARQGMVPAQGRQGTASRADAAEAPAPVPAPKSVPTGAAGGQPASASTLAAPRSTASGTDDEPKGEDGER; encoded by the coding sequence ATGTCCACTTTCCGGCGCTTGTGGCGAAGTGGAGCGCTCTTCTCGGAAGGGCTGCTCCTCGAGGGCACCACCGGGCCGCGCGCACATCCCGCGGTCCGCTTCTTCATCCGATGGGTCCGCCGTCCGCTGCTGCCCGTACTGCGGCTGTGGCGGCGGAACATCCAGCTGCGCGTCGTCGCGGCGACGCTCCTGATGTCACTCGGCGTGGTGCTGCTGCTCGGCATCGTCGTCATCGGGCAGGTGCGCAACGGCCTGCTCGACGCCAAGGAGAAGACGGCCCAGAGCCAGGCTGCGGGCGGTTTCGCGGCCGCCCAGGAGATGGCCGACAGTGCGGGGAGTGGCCGCAGCGGCGAGGGTCAGGGCCGACCGGGCAGCGGAGGCCGCAGCACGCAGAACACCGGCACCTGGCTGAACAACCTCGTGGAACAGCTGGCGAGCGGCGGCCAGGGCGTCTACTCCGTCGTCGCGCTCGGCTCGCAGAACGACGAGTCCCCGTTCCTGGGCAACGGACGTTCCACGACGCGCGGGCCGCGCGCCTCCGGCGACATCCGTCCCGAGGAGAGCATCCCCGCCGACCTGCGCAGAGCCCTGGACAAGCAGCCAGGCACCCATCAGCGCTACGCCAAGGTCTACCGCCAGGACGGCAGCAGCACGGCCGGGCTCATCGTCGGCAAGCGGCTCAACGACGCCGGCGGGGCGCCGTACCAGATGTACTACGTCTTCCCCTTCACGCTCGAGGAGGAGTCGCTCAACCTCGTCAAGGGCACGCTGGCCACGGCCGGAGTGTTCGTCGTCGTCCTGCTGGGTGCGATCGCATGGCTGGTGGTGAGGCAGGTCGTCACGCCCGTGCGGATGGCCGCCGGAATCTCCGAGCGTCTGGCGGCCGGGCGGCTCCAGGAGCGGATGAAGGTCACGGGCGAGGACGACATCGCCAGGCTGGGCGAGTCCTTCAACAAGATGGCGCAGAACCTCCAGGTGAAGATCCAGCAGCTGGAGGAGCTCTCCCGCATGCAGCGCCGCTTCGTCTCCGACGTCTCCCACGAGCTGCGCACACCGCTCACCACGGTCCGCATGGCCGCGGACGTGATCCACGAGGCGCGGGACGAGTTCGACCCCGCCACATCGCGTTCCGCGGAGCTCCTGCTCGGGCAGCTCGACCGGTTCGAGTCACTGCTCGGCGACCTGCTGGAGATCAGCCGCTTCGACGCGGGAGCGGCCAACCTCGAGGCCGACCCGATCGACCTGCGCGACATCGTCCGCCGCGTCGTCGACGGGTGCGAACCGCTCGCCGACCGCAAGGGCAGCCGCGTCCTGGTGCGCGGCGACGAGAAGCCCGTGATCGCGGAGGCGGACGGGCGCCGCATCGAGCGGGTGCTGCGCAACCTCGTCGACAACGCCATAGAGCACGGGGAGGGCCACGACGTCGTGGTCAGGCTGGCTTCCGGCGGCGGAGCGGTCGCGGTCGCCGTACGGGACTACGGCGTCGGGCTCAGCAGCGGCGAGGCGGAGCGGGTCTTCAACCGCTTCTGGCGGGCCGACCCGGCGCGGGCCCGTACGACAGGTGGCTCCGGCCTCGGCCTGTCCATCGCGCTCGAGGACGCACGGCTGCACGGCGGGTGGCTTCAGGTGTGGGGCGCTCCGGGAGGCGGCTCGCAGTTCCGTCTCACGCTGCCGTCCGCGGCGGGCGAGACGCTGCGCTCCTCGCCGATCCCGCTCCAGCCGGCGGATGCCCGCCGCAGGCGTGCGGCGGACGGGCAGCGGGCCCGTCAGGGCATGGTTCCGGCCCAGGGGCGGCAAGGAACGGCGTCCCGGGCGGACGCGGCGGAGGCACCGGCGCCGGTGCCGGCCCCGAAGTCCGTCCCGACCGGAGCGGCCGGCGGGCAGCCCGCGTCAGCATCCACGCTCGCCGCGCCGCGCTCCACCGCTTCCGGTACCGACGACGAGCCGAAGGGCGAGGACGGAGAACGGTGA
- a CDS encoding LpqB family beta-propeller domain-containing protein — MGAERRRRGCRAAAIQLTAVALLLSGCASMPDDGTVDHVDSSHRADSDSQVRVFGVSPQKGEKPQQIVRGFLEATTSDEAAFSTAKEYLTDGAAGHWDPFASTSVVSGGPSPGNAREDTSGGKGFTVQVTGTRVAEVDAGHSYSPVAGDYAKGFHLSKEDGEWRIDRLPDGLVLGESDFQRIYRPINNYYYAELGGDSESITGGKDVLVADPVFLRRRIDPVTATVEALLAGPTGWIDPVVRSSFPQGSRLARGQRLSLDDAGALTVRLNSKATRVHERRCVRMAAQVLHSVQDQASAKVSKVTLAGPDGRTRCERTREQAEDNEPGRLNGRASAQYFVDGDHRVSSFEEGSEDPRPVEGALGKGETEMGAVAVNRAEQEGAAVSRARRSLYVARLTEGAELGEPVLTSKAKRENERLTAPSWDGLGDLWVADRDPDDPRLLRLAGGKEKPDEVDVPDLAKGERIESLRIASDGVRIALHIRQKDGSRTLRLGRVQRGGTADDPQVRVTALRPLAPQFEDVAAMSWAGGSRLVVVGRESGSVQQMQYIETDGSASDQPTLPGINDVTGVAASEDESKPLLADSEDGIVRLPPDANWKTLTDSGTSPAYPG; from the coding sequence ATGGGTGCTGAGCGGCGAAGGCGCGGCTGCCGGGCTGCGGCGATCCAGCTGACCGCGGTCGCCCTGCTGCTGTCGGGCTGCGCTTCCATGCCGGACGACGGCACCGTCGATCACGTCGATTCCTCGCACCGCGCCGACTCCGACTCGCAGGTGCGCGTCTTCGGCGTGAGCCCGCAGAAGGGCGAGAAGCCGCAGCAGATCGTCCGCGGCTTCCTCGAGGCGACGACGAGCGACGAGGCTGCCTTCTCGACGGCGAAGGAATATCTCACCGACGGGGCGGCCGGCCACTGGGATCCCTTCGCCAGTACGAGCGTCGTCTCGGGAGGACCCAGCCCCGGCAACGCACGGGAGGACACGAGCGGCGGCAAAGGCTTCACCGTCCAGGTGACCGGCACCCGCGTCGCCGAGGTCGATGCCGGTCACTCCTATTCCCCCGTCGCCGGCGACTACGCCAAGGGCTTCCACCTGTCCAAGGAGGACGGGGAGTGGCGGATCGACCGGCTCCCCGACGGGCTGGTGCTCGGCGAGTCCGACTTCCAGCGCATCTACCGCCCGATAAACAACTATTACTACGCGGAGCTGGGCGGCGACTCGGAGTCGATCACGGGCGGCAAGGACGTCCTGGTCGCAGATCCGGTCTTCCTGCGCCGGCGGATAGACCCCGTCACGGCGACGGTCGAGGCGCTTCTGGCGGGTCCGACCGGCTGGATCGACCCGGTGGTTCGCTCGTCCTTCCCCCAGGGTTCGCGGCTGGCTCGCGGTCAGCGTCTGTCGCTGGACGACGCCGGAGCGCTGACCGTACGGCTCAACTCGAAGGCCACCAGGGTTCACGAGCGACGCTGCGTGCGCATGGCGGCCCAGGTGCTGCACTCGGTGCAGGACCAGGCGTCGGCGAAGGTCAGCAAGGTGACGCTCGCCGGTCCCGACGGCAGGACCCGGTGCGAGCGCACGCGCGAGCAGGCGGAGGACAACGAGCCGGGGCGGCTCAACGGCCGTGCGTCAGCCCAGTATTTCGTCGACGGCGATCACCGCGTCTCCTCCTTCGAGGAAGGAAGTGAGGACCCGAGGCCGGTCGAAGGAGCGCTCGGCAAGGGCGAGACGGAGATGGGCGCCGTGGCGGTCAACCGTGCCGAACAGGAGGGTGCGGCGGTCTCCCGCGCCCGCCGCTCTCTGTATGTCGCACGCCTCACGGAGGGCGCCGAGCTGGGTGAGCCCGTGCTGACGAGCAAGGCGAAGCGCGAGAACGAACGGCTGACAGCGCCCAGTTGGGACGGTCTCGGCGACCTGTGGGTCGCGGACCGCGACCCGGACGACCCGCGTCTGCTGCGCCTGGCCGGGGGCAAGGAGAAGCCCGACGAGGTCGATGTGCCGGATCTGGCCAAGGGGGAGCGGATCGAGTCGCTCCGGATCGCGTCGGACGGTGTACGGATCGCGCTGCACATACGGCAGAAGGACGGGTCGCGGACGCTGAGGCTGGGCCGCGTCCAGCGCGGGGGGACGGCCGACGATCCGCAGGTGAGGGTCACCGCCCTGCGACCTCTCGCCCCGCAGTTCGAGGATGTCGCGGCGATGTCCTGGGCGGGCGGCAGCCGACTGGTGGTCGTCGGGCGCGAGTCCGGCAGCGTGCAGCAGATGCAGTACATCGAGACCGACGGCTCGGCGTCGGACCAGCCGACCCTTCCCGGCATCAACGACGTGACGGGCGTGGCCGCTTCGGAGGACGAGAGCAAGCCGCTGCTGGCCGACTCGGAGGACGGCATCGTACGGCTGCCCCCGGACGCCAACTGGAAGACACTGACGGACAGCGGCACGAGCCCCGCCTACCCCGGCTAG
- a CDS encoding ComF family protein: MLLAHKERGALRLARPLGGLLAAAVREARVHVRRTAGKGEGEEQNGPLTLVPVPSARLAVAGRGHDPVRRVALAAARELRREGLPTRVLAVLRQRRTVADQAGLTARQRAVNVSGALELVPRSGKLLARGESLLVDDVMTTGASLAEAARALAEGPWKVNAAAVVAFRPKT, from the coding sequence GTGCTTCTTGCCCACAAGGAGCGCGGGGCGCTGCGGCTGGCCCGTCCGCTCGGCGGACTGCTGGCAGCCGCGGTGCGTGAAGCGCGCGTACATGTGCGGAGAACAGCCGGGAAGGGGGAGGGGGAAGAACAGAATGGGCCGCTGACACTCGTGCCGGTGCCGTCGGCGAGGCTCGCGGTGGCTGGCCGTGGGCATGACCCGGTGCGCCGTGTCGCCTTGGCGGCAGCCCGTGAGCTGCGCAGGGAAGGACTGCCCACCCGCGTGCTGGCTGTGCTCAGGCAGAGACGCACGGTGGCCGACCAGGCGGGGCTGACGGCGCGGCAGCGGGCGGTGAACGTCAGTGGCGCGCTGGAGTTGGTGCCGCGCAGTGGAAAGCTGCTGGCCAGAGGGGAGTCGCTGCTGGTCGACGATGTGATGACGACAGGTGCGTCGCTGGCCGAGGCGGCTCGCGCCCTCGCAGAGGGACCATGGAAGGTGAACGCGGCAGCCGTTGTCGCGTTCAGGCCGAAAACCTGA
- the hpf gene encoding ribosome hibernation-promoting factor, HPF/YfiA family — MDIVVKGRKTEVPERFRKHVAEKLAKIQKLDGKVINLDVEVCKEHNPRQADRSERVEITLRTRGPVIRAEAAASDPYAALDLAVGKLEARLRKQHDKRRVHRGGSRAPISVAAATAHLAAELNGQLDAAAEPAPAKTEEKPMTTRVGPLEVQGDGPLVVREKTHPAAPMALDQALYEMELIGHDFYLFVDSETKQPSVVYRRHGYDYGVIHLDPDPFAVDPPPEAGGALGG; from the coding sequence GTGGACATCGTCGTCAAGGGCCGCAAGACAGAGGTGCCTGAGAGGTTCCGCAAGCACGTGGCCGAGAAGCTGGCGAAGATCCAGAAGCTCGACGGAAAGGTGATCAACCTGGATGTCGAGGTGTGCAAGGAACACAATCCCCGGCAGGCGGACCGTTCCGAGAGGGTGGAGATCACGCTCCGCACTCGCGGGCCGGTCATTCGTGCGGAGGCAGCGGCCTCCGATCCCTACGCTGCGCTGGACCTGGCAGTAGGAAAGCTCGAGGCGCGACTCCGCAAGCAGCACGACAAGCGCCGGGTTCACCGTGGAGGGAGCCGCGCGCCGATCAGCGTCGCGGCAGCCACAGCACACCTCGCGGCAGAACTCAACGGACAACTCGACGCCGCAGCGGAACCCGCACCGGCAAAGACCGAAGAGAAGCCGATGACCACCAGGGTGGGCCCCCTCGAAGTCCAGGGCGACGGACCTCTCGTCGTCCGCGAGAAGACCCACCCCGCCGCGCCGATGGCTTTGGACCAGGCTCTTTACGAAATGGAGTTGATCGGCCACGACTTCTATCTCTTCGTCGACTCCGAGACCAAGCAGCCCAGCGTCGTCTACCGTCGGCACGGCTACGACTACGGCGTGATTCATCTGGACCCGGATCCGTTCGCTGTGGACCCGCCTCCTGAAGCCGGCGGCGCACTTGGTGGCTGA
- a CDS encoding response regulator, with protein MAESFGPVMPMAEAHPVRDALENGAPHERQQPEPIRVLVVDDHELFRRGLEIVLAQEEDIQVVGEAGDGAEAVEKAADLLPDIVLMDVRMPKRGGIEACTSIKEVAPSAKIIMLTISDEEADLYDAIKAGATGYLLKEISTDEVSAAIRAVADGQSQISPSMAAKLLTEFKSMIQRTDESKLVPAPKLTDRELEVLKLVATGMNNRDIAKELFISENTVKNHVRNILEKLQLHSRMEAVVYAMREKILEIR; from the coding sequence ATGGCGGAAAGCTTCGGGCCTGTGATGCCCATGGCGGAAGCGCACCCGGTACGGGATGCGTTGGAGAACGGTGCCCCGCATGAGCGGCAGCAGCCGGAGCCGATCCGTGTGCTCGTCGTGGACGACCACGAACTCTTCCGGCGCGGACTGGAGATCGTCCTCGCTCAGGAGGAGGACATCCAGGTCGTCGGCGAGGCGGGAGACGGGGCCGAAGCCGTCGAGAAGGCCGCCGACCTGCTGCCCGACATCGTGCTGATGGATGTCCGGATGCCCAAGCGCGGTGGCATCGAGGCATGCACCTCCATCAAGGAGGTGGCGCCCAGCGCGAAGATCATCATGCTGACGATCAGCGACGAGGAAGCCGACCTCTACGACGCCATCAAGGCCGGCGCCACCGGCTATCTCCTCAAGGAGATCTCCACGGACGAGGTGTCGGCGGCGATCCGCGCGGTGGCCGACGGCCAGTCCCAGATCAGCCCGTCGATGGCCGCGAAGCTGCTCACCGAGTTCAAGTCGATGATCCAGCGCACCGACGAGAGCAAGCTCGTACCGGCTCCGAAGCTGACCGACCGAGAGCTGGAAGTGCTCAAGCTCGTGGCGACCGGCATGAACAACCGCGACATCGCGAAAGAGCTCTTCATCAGCGAGAACACCGTCAAGAACCACGTGCGCAACATCCTGGAGAAGCTCCAGCTCCACTCACGCATGGAAGCCGTGGTCTACGCGATGCGGGAGAAGATCCTGGAGATCCGCTGA